The DNA window GCCGCTTTTTTAGCTGCATTCGCTTGCGCTTCATCAAGATCATGACCGCGAATAGCTGTATCTGCTAAAACAGTTACGACACCGGGTTGCACTTCTAATATACCACCTGAAATATAAATGAGTTGCTCTTCATTTTTATCTGCTAATTTAATACGAAGCGCACCAGGTTTAATCGATGTAATCATAGGTGCGTGGTGCGGATAAATACCTACTTCACCCATTTGTGCAGGTGCTGCCACGAACTCTGCTTCACCTGAAAAAATAGATTCTTCAGCACTTACTACATCAATATGAACTGTGGCCACCATGTCGTATTTACCTAATTATTAAGATAATGTTTTTGCTTTTGCTACAGCTTCTTCAATACTACCTACCATATAGAATGCTTGTTCTGGTAAGT is part of the Candidatus Methylopumilus rimovensis genome and encodes:
- a CDS encoding F0F1 ATP synthase subunit epsilon, with the translated sequence MVATVHIDVVSAEESIFSGEAEFVAAPAQMGEVGIYPHHAPMITSIKPGALRIKLADKNEEQLIYISGGILEVQPGVVTVLADTAIRGHDLDEAQANAAKKAAEEAMKNRASDVDYAKAQAELAEAIAQIQAIQKLRQKH